Proteins encoded by one window of Superficieibacter sp. HKU1:
- a CDS encoding YiaA/YiaB family inner membrane protein → MGNTSGVLYTRAAKIALPVGILVYATGLWPICTTLSEKGYYIALLALGLFSAVVYVHLRRHHCFSALMKMWCQLMLLISMGLLAVGLWNEPITLSQRIIYFVAWVISLIAMTVCLKARYIADPEQR, encoded by the coding sequence ATGGGTAATACAAGTGGGGTGTTATATACTCGCGCAGCAAAAATCGCTTTGCCGGTAGGGATTCTGGTTTATGCAACGGGATTATGGCCTATTTGCACAACGTTGAGTGAAAAGGGGTATTACATCGCATTGTTAGCGTTGGGCCTGTTTTCTGCTGTGGTTTACGTGCATCTAAGACGCCATCATTGCTTCAGTGCGTTGATGAAGATGTGGTGTCAACTGATGCTACTGATTTCGATGGGGCTACTTGCCGTTGGACTGTGGAATGAGCCCATCACGCTAAGTCAGCGAATTATCTACTTTGTCGCCTGGGTTATCAGCCTGATTGCCATGACGGTTTGTTTAAAGGCAAGGTACATCGCAGATCCTGAGCAGCGGTAA